A stretch of the Lactuca sativa cultivar Salinas chromosome 9, Lsat_Salinas_v11, whole genome shotgun sequence genome encodes the following:
- the LOC111885571 gene encoding uncharacterized protein LOC111885571: MAEEGYKVSLHVYDLSGGLARQLSMSFLGKAIEGIWHTGVVVYGTEYFFGAGIQQTPAGTAPYGTPLKVIDLGVTHVPKDVFQMYLDEISPRYTQETYSLLSHNCNNFSSEVAQFLVGVSIPDYILNLPNEVMSSPMGALIMPMIQNLETTLRAGAVPQAPQFKPSPVNTIPQVSKKVDKPSETSSHTNVNVAPPPPPPAAVPAGTSQEKPDVVDPLGDARSKVQEEIGKEFAAMMASGTLRASEAAALATKKVMQKYGHMNAAQS; this comes from the exons atgGCCGAG GAGGGTTACAAGGTGAGTTTGCACGTGTATGATTTAAGTGGAGGCTTAGCTCGTCAACTCTCCATGTCATTCTTAGGGAAAGCCATTGAAGGCATATG GCATACAGGTGTGGTGGTATATGGTACTGAGTACTTTTTTGGGGCTGGTATTCAACAAACTCCAGCTGGAACAGCACCATATGGGACTCCACTCAAAGTCATTGATCTTGGTGTCACCCATGTCCCAAAAGATGTCTTTCAGATGTATCTAGATGAGATTAGCCCCCGTTACACACAAGAAACCTACAGTTTATTGTCACATAACTGTAACAACTTTAGCAGCGAAGTCGCACAGTTTCTCGTGGGTGTCTCCATACCAGATTACATCCTCAATCTCCCTAACGAAGTCATGAGTAGCCCAATGGGTGCACTTATAA TGCCTATGATACAGAATTTGGAGACCACATTGAGGGCAGGTGCTGTCCCACAAGCACCTCAGTTTAAACCATCTCCAGTGAACACAATTCCTCAGGTGTCAAAGAAAGTTGATAAACCATCAGAAACCAGCAGCCACACAAATGTAAATGTggccccacccccacccccacctgCAGCTGTGCCAGCTGGCACATCACAAGAGAAACCAGATGTTGTTGATCCTCTTGGTGATGCAAGGAGTAAAGTGCAAGAAGAGATTGGTAAGGAGTTTGCTGCAATGATGGCTAGTGGGACCCTTCGTGCAAGTGAGGCTGCTGCACTTGCAACCAAAAAAGTGATGCAGAAATATGGGCACATGAATGCTGCACAAAGCTGA